TATTTACGGAACAAAGCCAAAAACCGAGAACGGCGTGGGATGTTCTTGAGAGAGGATTAGCTAGGGTTTGGATTTTAGGGTTTACCTGATAGGCGCTCAACCCGATGAGAGCGATCACAGCAGCGAAGGCGAGGAGCCAAAGGAGGAGCTCCCACGCCATGGTGAACTCGAATTCTTCGCTTCAGCGTTGAGCAAGCGATTGCATCGAACCATAAAAGTCTGGCTTTTGCCTTTGTAGATCGCTTCCGGCCTTCTAAGCCGATGTTGGCAATGAGCTAACGAGTATTTACTTGTTGGACGCGACAATGGGTTCCCGGACGTCGTGGTGGGAAAAAAGCATGTCACAAGTCTGACGTACCTATTAGACACCACCCTAATTCTCCAATAGCAAACAAGGTAAACGAAATGAGTAGAGAAAGTAACCGGCAAAATTATTCGTGTAAAGAATTTGAAGTCAGTGACGGATCCTCTCCAACTAGCAGGGAGATTTGGAAGCCTGCAATTCAATATCGCGACCGTCCACTTTCTGCCACGTTTCGCATCTCACTTCAGGTGTAGACATCGACGGCTGAGATGCTATATGGAACCCGAAGGAAAGGTTCTCCCGTAATAACTGAACAGGCTTCGAACTCCATAAATAAGAATTTGTTAGAAATCAAGCATgcacaaaataaaatttatttaattgaGAGTTTGAAatctcatttattttttttatataaaaaattaaaaataaaaaaaaaatcacatatgaGAGTccacaaagaaaatatttttttatgtatcaGTTCAATTATTTTGAGTATAGGCTTCTTTTGTTCTTGTCATTTATGTAAACCAACAACTTGTTGTCCATCAAATTTGCATGGGAGGACATCTATTGGGGAAGCTTCTCATTCGAGTTGTCATCCCATGTTGCAGTCAGTCAGTATTGGAGTTATAATATCATTTGGTAAAAactcagctctctctctctctctctctctcttcttgcagGGAAGCTTGGCCTTCTCCTTGGATTTGCACCTTCCTGTCTCGGGAACAAAGTGCCTTCAGCTCGAAGCACGGGAGACCATCACGCCCACCTGCTGAAGCACATTGAGACATGAGAAGGACAGAAGCATACAATCACCAGATTGGGAATCGAATCTGCAGTAAAGAtatgagaagaaatatttttgttACAAGTAAGAACAAATGCCACACAGAAAATAATATGCAGCATGCAGCTAACAAAGACGAGAGAGTACCGTCGCATCTCCCGATTAAGATCAGATGATGACAAACTGTAAGAGATCGATTCCATCTTATCATCTCTAACGCCACTGCAAATAGCTTCCAATGGAAAGTTTCATGACATTAAGAAGCTGACTTTTCTGATCAAGATGAACTTGCAGACCGCGTGAAGGAAGCTACGAAGCATGAAAACACTGCAGCAACATTATCGCTATCTTACTTGTTGGAAACCTCGATCGACATCAAACTCGAAGAATGTGATGAGAGAGGCACAGCTGAAATGGATTGTGATTATGCTCTCTAAAGCAAGCACTTTAggaatatatgatatatattttgaagGAACATGGCATCGAAGTATACGATGCCTGGCTGGTTCTTCCAGATCTGTGGCATCAGCCTGGAGACATAAATCCCATAATCCCTTGTGCTTTTCAAATTCCAGGGTCAACCTCTTGATGAGGACATTTTAGGAATCTCTGATGCATCATCTAAGTCAATGTGCAAATTGATGAATATATAGTGTTCTCAAGATTTGCAAGTTGATAAGCGAGATAAGAACGAATCATTAGTTCCCCTCAAAGAAAGAAATAAGAGCAAAAGGAAGCAGATGTTGCAATCAGTTGACTACTATATGATAAGAGACATTCTGGACAGTCTTGCCACGTTACAATCGATGCCACGTACCGTCATGCCAAGTTAACAAGGAGAATACCCTCGCACGTCAAACTAGATCCTGTACCAGGGCATTGTTCAGTATGATCCGTCCAAGAAAACTCAAGACGGCGCCATACTGCGCAGTCCCGCGTGTTCCGGGATGGCGTCGTCTCGTGCGCCCCAAAACGGCATTGTCCCGCACGTCTCGAATGGCGCCACTCCATACGCCTCCGAACGACAACCACGTGAAGGTACCCTCTCACCTCTCGAGAGCCGATCGTCGTGCCAAACCCGCGTACGgccgaccctcgtacagtagtataaaatccttggccaagcatccggccaaaaggagaagaaaaaagggaagaaaaagaagaggagatcCCATATACCATTGACTTAATCAtcggagggaccaaagtcggGAAAGATCCGTCGAAGGTCTTTTCTTTTGCAGGAAATCGCCACCGTATAAAGTGAAAGCTCTACTCATGCCCCTAACGTCAATCCTCAAGGCAACGATTGACCGGTCCCGAGGACCAACTAAAACACCTGGAGACTCCCGATATCGTCTCGTGGACCAAACCATGCTGACTCACCATCCACGTTGTATTAGTTCATCAACACTATCAATTGTGAAGATTAGATAAATTTATACTTTTGAAAGAACAAATAATAATGTAATACCATTATAAATGTTTTAGTCTACTTTGACTAATGCAGGGAAACGTATTGAATTATTTAGTAACGTGTCACCCATAAAATTACATCCATCGGAGACATACTCGATAAAGTTACCTTAATTCTTAAACTAATTTTAATTATAAGGTATCTACTAGGCACAAAGTCTTCTTTCGAGATCAACTATATTATAACTTGTGTGTCATGGAGAGAGAGGGAATCCACTTGAAGAAGTCTTTTATAGTGTGACATTCATTATGCTCAAAGTCACATattaatatcatgaatacttacacACTTTTTCCTTGCTAAGATCACACGTTTCtaactaaaaatatatataataatcataaatataattgtAATGCTAGACAAATGATATCATAATTTGTTGTATGATATTAAACTGTTAGTCACATGGTGCTAAATGTTAGTCATGTGACAATGGAATCTCAATCACATAATCACACAACGTTAGGTGTCAATCACGTTATATTAAATTGTCAACCATAGTGAGTGGCCATGTCATTATCCTCAAATCATctcttccatatatatatatatatatatatatatatatatatatatatatatatatatatatatatatataactaacttTATAACCCTGGTTTGAATCTAGATTGGTATTTGGCTTAGCAAATCAAGCTTAAAATGGTGAATCTTTCCCCTAAAAAGGAAGGCGTATAATatctacatatacatatgtatatatctatatatacatttgtatatagtCCAAAGACACAATGGTTGAGGATAAAGTTGTTTTCCTAAAGGATGCAATCGTAAGTGACATTAGATATTGTTAATAACATATTCCTATACAGAGCAAAGCAAATGACGAAAGTGAGATCCTTTTACGCAACAGTTTGAGATTTGGAGTTTCATGCATTATGCAGAGTGAACAAGTTAAGTAAATTATGCCTGCGGCACACCAGACATCTTGTGACCGCCCATTTTCCAAAAATTTGAAATTTTGAAACAGGGCGAAACTGTTTACCGGGGTGATCCCTCGACCGCAACACCAGCGTCTTTCCAGCCTCTGCGGCCCAAGCGGTTGTGAGTCCCGTCACTGCCTCTTTCCCCCCTAAACGCTACTTAAGTCGAACAACCTCGTCCTTTTTCCTCGCTTCCAGCCGCCGATTCCCAATCCCGTATCCCTCGCTCTTTCTGGAGGCGAACACGACGTggaggaagaggtcaaagaagCCGTAGAAGAAGAACACACAGAGAGAGATCTGAAGCTTTGCTTGGGTAAGCAATGGGATTGTAGTGCAACAGACTTCGCCTTCTTGGTACTTTTTTTGCTTTTTCCCGAGAGTTGTGGCTCTGATTTGGTTCTTCTTTGTTGAATCTGTGATCTGATGTTGACGTGACAAGGAGAAGAATCTGAAGCCTTTTGCGGTAAGAAATGCTGCTTTCTTTGAGAAACAATCCCTATTTTCTTGACGCGTCTTTCTAAACTTTGATTCTGACGTAGGGTTTCCTCGTTATTCCGgaaggaagaacaagaagaaaagaagatcTTGAGGGTTGTCTTGGTAAGAAAACAGGCGTAGATTCTGAAGACCAGTTCTCGCaatctttctatttttttctcttgACCTCGGATTGTATTTGCTTGATTCAGTCGATCATAGATCGGGAATTGTAGCAGAAGAGAAGAATCCGAAGCTGTTTTCGGTAAGAACCAATTTTCAGTTAAACGGAGAGGAGCTTGTTTTTGCTTTATCTTTCTTCTCGTGCGACTTGTTCATGGTTTCGATACAGGGTTTGCTCTTTTTCTTCGATTATTGGAGTCGTCGACGACCTGTGAAAAGAATCTGAATCTTTTTCGGTAAGAAACTAATCTTTACATTGCAATGATCCATTTTCTTGAATGTTGCATTGATTAACTCATTTTTTCCCTTAACTATTTTCCTTTGGATCTTTAAACTGCTGTTGCCGATTGAAGCAGGGTATGATACCGACTGCATGTGTTTTAGTCTGTCTTTAGCTTATCCGCATTCAATTCTTCTTCTTTTGGAGTTACAAGGGAACAAAGACATAGATGATCTTGAATGTTATATTGGTAGAACATGGGATCATCTTTTTCTTTCCAAGAACCTTTTCTCTATGAATTCATCTGGGCGCCGATTTGCATTTTCTTGCTTCAAGTAATCTTGAAGTGGAAATctccattttcttttttcttctcgtCTCTTTTTCCTCTGGATGTTGAAGTAGGAAAAGGACCGGGAAGAATCCGAACCGTTCTTAGGTAAACAGTAAGCTCGTCATGTACGAAAGATCCGGTAGCTTGAACGTCCAATTCTATTTCTCTATAAATTGCCGGGCAAATGATCTTGAAGCCCTCGTGCTAATTGGTGGTCACAGAGGTGGGAAGGAATGCCAGAGGCGAGACGAGCGACGACGGGCGACTTCACTGGAGGGTTTTGGATCCGGAGAGCAGCTTACCCAGCGGCAATGCCGGGTTCAAGACGAAGGCGAATCCAGAGTTTGGTGGCTGCAATCGACGACAAGGAGAACATACACCCATCACGGGCGGCGACAGCTCGACGCCGTCCCAGGAACAGGAAAAGTCCTCTGCCAAGTTGGTATCCTCGGACGCCTCTCCGTGACATCACCATCATCGTCAATGTGAACTTTCTCGCCCAGAACGTGTGAATTCTATGATAGGTTTTGGGTAGCTTTTGTTCCATCTCTCAGTCGATTGGATTTTGGGAACTTGCAGGCCTTGGAGAGAAGGATGCGTGAGAGGGCCGCAAGAGCCAGGCAGAGGAACGCCAACCCTGAGGCGTCGCCTGTGACTGATCCTGCGGTAGATGAAATGAATGCTTCCGAACACACTCCAGTGGGTGAAGCCCTCCCGTCGGATGTTTTTTCTGATGCCTCCCCAAGCCCTGCTGCATCATCCACCCTTTCCTCCCTTACTCCAACCCAACAGCCACTCCGCACCCCATCCTCCTCCGAGACCCCCCTTTCCACTACGGAGCGTGTTCTCGCCGATCCATCAACCGAAGATCCGAAGCCGACTGAATTCGAGAAGAAGCTGCAGAGCACCATATCGGAGATGGAAAGGCTTGTGCTGGATAACCTGAAGAGGGCGCCGAAGCCGCCTGCGAGGAAGGCCATGCGCACTCTGATGTCGATgcgatgaatgaaatatttcgtttCACAGCGATGGGATGGACGAGATGAAGCCAGCAGCAACTCGGCTGCCTCGTgccccaccaccgccaccaccttcACCTCCTCCTGAGATCTACTTGGTCTCGGGACACCGGTGCTGCTGATCCGCTCTTCCTCTGCCATCTGAGTTTCTGCTTGGGCTTAGGGCTAGGTGAGAGAGAGTCTCGACTAACAATCCCCTTCCTTCGTTTTTGCATCCACTGGTGGCGCCATTAGAGGAGGATTTGGGACTCCATAGAGCTGTACATTCCTCCTTCCTTCGGGGTTCTGATGCCTGAAAAGGCTTGCTCCAGTAATTGCATGTACAACCATGTGTACATCCTAATCTCGCATTGCATTTGCAATAATCAGGCATGTTACGGTGAATTTGTTGATGAACAGAGAGTCACTTTCTTTCTGCAAGCGAGCTCTTGGGATTTATTCCGTTGTGGTGTCGATGCTGCAAAGTTGGCAAAGGGCGTAGAATCGCGGTCGTTAtatgattaattatatttaatattttaatttttatatttaaaaaaaattatattgacatctttatagttacgaaagtgaagtatgtagatctatttatcgtAAAATCATCGgttttatcaacgaaaatatataattaaaaataaaataataattttaacatttcagtTGGTGGTAGTGGATGATGTGTGGTAGATGATCATAGATGATTATTGTGGACGAATAAAACAACGACGAGAGGTGAGGATCATTCTACATCTTTGTTAACATCGATGTAGTTACTGCATGATATTTTCATTACTTTGCCTCTGCATCAATGTCAATGTAATTGCTGAGCGATAAAATGATCGCTCGACATTTGCATCGTAGGCTCATTCGTTGCTCGACAACTGCATCGATGTTGACACAAATATCGAGTGACATCTGGATCAACATTAACGTCAACATAGTTATCAAGTGATCCTTTCGTCACTTTGCATTTATGTCTGTATCGACGTACATGCAAAGCGACGAAAAAGTTGACGAGTGAgatcttatataaaaaaaaaatgtaaaagttctctccgaatctacctatgaaaaggagaaaaaaaggatagttgatcttttcttattgaaagaaAATCGTTAGTGAATGTCAATTGCCTCAATAGAGTGGACGTAGGCCGCAACGATCGAACCATTACAAATTCGgtgtatattttatttatttattttattactattagttattgatttaattatctaCTATTCTCATTTGCTCTCTAAGTTCAGACAGAGATTTGAACGAAAACACTATATGTCAATACGATTCTAACAatagataaattatattttttgttatcttaaattattttaattaaaaaattaaaagtaaaaagCATCAAAACTGTCGAGGTATTTCGAATTGTTTGCTGACACGGACAAATCCTTTAGCTAGAAGAGGGGACGAatgtagccaagtggatcaaggcagtggattgtgaatccaccatGGGCTGGCTAAACCTATTGATGGGAGAGGTGAAATTTCAGCTTCTAATCTCGGTTAATACGTTTACGCTTTTGCAGAGATGTAAGGGGCCATTCTAGGATTCCATTCAAATGGGGGTTAAGGTTAGTGAGTGATTTTGATAAAGACTATAAATGTctttatatatttcaaaaataaacaataaaaatactttaaattttttttttctcgtttaGCATTATACTaatgtttatatattttaaaaaaatttataatatttgtttCATTCGTtgtggaagaaagaaaaaaaaaatgaattacaAAGTTTTTGAGTGAAGTTGGAATGTTTTCTAAGACTCAACAAAGCATTGTAACTCATTATAATTGATTCGGTGAAATAAAAATCATAACTTTATTCAAATACATTACATTCGAGTTGTCTAGATTTGATATCAATAATTATATATGACGGAACGAATGATGTTTTATGTATTTGAAAAAGATAACTTCATATGAAAACAGCGCGTATAAATCTACTCGCAACTctaatcatcatcaccatcatcatctatCAAAAGAACAACAAAGGTCGAAACGGGCATAGCAGGttgccccctttcctttcttggaTACAGTGACATACTTTTACCATCAAAACTATTTAGTCCGGCCAACAACGATGAGCACATCTTCAAAAGCAAATCGATAAAGCTTCTCCACCCACCACCGACaaaagaagaggaaaatgaaACCACCCGTATCCTATCAAAAGAAACTCGGAGACCAGAGCAGTACCTCCTGAGGAGGACAATATGGTTCATGCAACGAGGGGACATCAACGGAAATGGCGGATGGGAGATTGGTGGTGGTGAATCGGGTCCGGCCCGGTGGGCACTTTCCTTTCCGACGCCACCACCGCCGGCGTACCGGCATGGTGCTCTCCGCCCACCAGCTTCTTCTCCCCTTCAACCTGCTTTCATGATGTACATAATCAACCGCATGTCGAACATAATAACATCGTTCTTCTGTATGTTCATCGACTTTCTCATGTCTCTCACCTTTGAGAACTTTGTTGGTGTCACCGTCTTCTTAGCTTGGAGACCTGCCATACACATGAACACATGAAAGATGATGGCCAATGCATTCTGCGTTCGAAGAGTGATGCCAAGATATAGGGATGGATGTACGTACTGGAGCGCGAAGCGATGATGAGACGAGGTGATGTGAGGAGCGCCGTCGATATGAGGAGGGCTACAAACAAAGTGGAGGTGGCCGCCATTTCAACGTGGGAGAGAAGATTAAAAAAAGGAAGAACCAGAAATAGATGTGAAGGAGGGAGGAGTCGAGCAGtcgagggaaagaggagagagttTGGGCCTTAGCGTCCTCCAAATTTCTTCTCGCGTGCGGTTTCTTTGGGCCGTTGTTTTGGCACGTGCGAGCGAGCTGGCGGTAGAGACACGTGGCGGAGACCGGGAGCTGCACATCACGTACGGTACGCGCGCTTACGTGAGAGAAGGGCGTCGCCTGGGCGGCTGCAGCGGGCGGGGCATGGCACGCTCGCTACCCTCCGTCGTACTTGCCACgtcttgagaagacaaaggtcctTGAAGCGGGCCCCTCACCTCCCTGCATCGGGTTAGAAGCCACAGTGTATGGCGCGGGTGCTCCGGCGGAGGTGTCGGCTGCTCGCATATTTTCCATTTTACCGCAGCACGCGTCTCTGGAACGCACTGTGGCGACCCATATCTCCACGAAATGACCACGCGATTGAAATGAAATGACGAGTGATGAGAGCCACAGGGCGTCACCGAGGAAGGTGTTTTGGTCATTTAGATCACATGGCATTCTCGTAATATTGCCGTGTGGCTGTGTGCTTGGGACTGCGTAATTACCAAAACAGCCACGTGAAGAAAAAGGTCGGCAGCACTTGCAGCAAGCAATCCTTGTGTGTTCCCCGATTTCCAATTTCTACGCTGCCCAAGTGATGAAAATAAGTAGCAATTTGGAAGGATTAGAAAGCAGGGAGAGAATGTCCAAAgagatatgaaaatataatattcaaGACATAGAAGAAACGCAAAGTTTCATAATAGTTTCGTAACTCAAAAACTCCCAACGAGAGGATAAAATAAATCTATAAAAtctgtaaaagagaaaaaaaaatagaaatagatCCACTCgttccaccattttttttttcttaattagaatcttcaatattcatcgaCTATGATATACTTCGGTTTTCAATTGTTATATCTACCTCATCCAAATCTAATGAGTGTTTTGGGTGAAGAAAAGAAACCTATATCTACCCCATCCAAATCTAATGAGTGTTTTGGATGAAGAAAAGGAACCTGATCATCCTCATCCTCCCCCTATTGCTAACATCGAGATGGTTATAACTTATCGATATCTATGGACAAGAGTCCACGTAATATTATTCGAGCTTATCTCCCCTTTGTCGTCCTAGAGGACAAAACACCAAAGCAAAAGATATTAAGACCATTTCAAAAAACTTTCTCAACGGATCATGTATAAAAACTAACACTCCTCAAGAATCAtactttttttctaaaaaaacctTTCACATCCTATAAAAACCTCAAAACTAATTTaagcattaaaaaaaatcaaatcgaaAACCTCTCCCTCCAGCactgatctttatatcaaaaaccCCCAAGAAGTCAAATCCTACCACAAAGCAACCTCAAAGTTATACAAAGACCACCTCAATCGTTTGGAGGCCACCTAATGAGATCCACAAACATCTCTATGCCTCCAAGTCAATACCAAACCAGATTGACTCCAGCATCAAATACACCTTCCCTCGACActtatcaaaatctaaaattacaAAGAATCTCAATCTACCTACGATATcttcataaataaataatcatttaAATAAAAGT
The window above is part of the Musa acuminata AAA Group cultivar baxijiao chromosome BXJ2-6, Cavendish_Baxijiao_AAA, whole genome shotgun sequence genome. Proteins encoded here:
- the LOC103989966 gene encoding protein POLYCHOME-like gives rise to the protein MPEARRATTGDFTGGFWIRRAAYPAAMPGSRRRRIQSLVAAIDDKENIHPSRAATARRRPRNRKSPLPSWYPRTPLRDITIIVNALERRMRERAARARQRNANPEASPVTDPAVDEMNASEHTPVGEALPSDVFSDASPSPAASSTLSSLTPTQQPLRTPSSSETPLSTTERVLADPSTEDPKPTEFEKKLQSTISEMERLVLDNLKRAPKPPARKAMRTLMSMR